One part of the Deltaproteobacteria bacterium genome encodes these proteins:
- a CDS encoding C39 family peptidase, with product MLVMGLAFVGCRAKQGRVLPVSPADNASARIEGVPFYPQSAYQCGPASLAAVMSFQGVKVTPGEIEEAIFRQELRGTLGLDMALYARGRGLLATWYSGTVEDIYQRVSQGSPLIVMVDYGIGSLRKLHYMVVVGYTAEAVVVNTGTHQETNIDWPYFLSLWRRTHNWTLLVEKGKAGGQQ from the coding sequence ATGCTTGTAATGGGACTTGCCTTTGTGGGGTGCCGGGCCAAGCAGGGCAGGGTGCTACCCGTTTCACCTGCCGATAATGCTTCTGCCAGGATAGAGGGGGTTCCCTTCTATCCCCAATCTGCATATCAATGTGGCCCTGCTTCTCTAGCCGCTGTCATGAGTTTTCAAGGAGTAAAGGTAACTCCTGGTGAAATTGAGGAGGCCATATTCAGACAAGAGCTGCGGGGAACTCTAGGTCTGGATATGGCCTTGTATGCACGCGGCAGGGGCCTCCTGGCTACCTGGTACAGTGGCACGGTAGAAGACATTTACCAAAGGGTGAGCCAGGGATCTCCGCTTATCGTCATGGTAGACTACGGCATTGGCTCGTTGCGGAAGCTGCATTATATGGTGGTAGTTGGTTATACTGCGGAGGCTGTCGTAGTAAACACCGGGACACATCAAGAGACGAACATTGACTGGCCATATTTCCTTTCCCTCTGGCGCAGAACACATAACTGGACTCTACTGGTGGAAAAAGGAAAAGCCGGCGGGCAACAGTGA
- a CDS encoding sugar phosphate isomerase/epimerase, whose amino-acid sequence MVFGYSTNAFVKMSLYEAVERIAALGFKGVEIMCDRPHLYPADYSEEDLARLSGLIKSHNLKLTNLNSFTLFAVGNTYLPSWIEPEEERRKVRIHHTVRCLKLAKFLGCANISVPPGGPQGSLSTKEALALFHQGIEQVAPVAEELGVKILVEPEPDLLLENSSQFAAFINDVASSAVGLNFDVGHFFCVGEDPCTAFEKLFQWVGHVHLEDIGADRMHNHLIAGHGVIPFLAVFETIARLGYRGDISLELYPYVDMPEEAGRESLDYLRPIFQEAGLPIS is encoded by the coding sequence ATGGTATTTGGCTACAGTACCAATGCCTTTGTGAAGATGTCTCTCTATGAAGCGGTTGAGAGAATAGCGGCGCTCGGCTTCAAAGGTGTAGAAATAATGTGCGACAGGCCGCACCTCTATCCAGCCGACTACAGCGAGGAGGATCTCGCCCGCTTGAGTGGACTCATCAAGTCGCATAATTTGAAATTAACAAACCTGAACAGCTTCACCCTGTTCGCTGTAGGAAACACCTACCTGCCCTCGTGGATTGAGCCGGAGGAGGAGAGACGAAAGGTACGGATACATCACACCGTGCGCTGCCTCAAGTTGGCAAAATTTCTAGGTTGTGCAAACATTTCTGTGCCACCAGGCGGGCCTCAGGGGAGCTTGTCAACAAAGGAGGCCCTGGCTCTCTTCCATCAGGGAATAGAACAGGTTGCCCCAGTGGCCGAGGAACTGGGAGTGAAGATTTTGGTGGAGCCCGAGCCGGATTTGCTTCTGGAGAACAGCAGTCAATTTGCTGCATTTATCAATGATGTGGCATCTTCAGCAGTAGGCCTCAACTTTGACGTGGGCCATTTCTTCTGTGTTGGCGAAGATCCCTGTACCGCTTTCGAAAAACTCTTTCAATGGGTCGGCCATGTGCATCTGGAGGACATAGGCGCAGACAGGATGCACAATCACCTGATTGCTGGTCACGGTGTCATTCCCTTTCTGGCAGTATTCGAGACCATCGCCAGATTGGGATACCGGGGCGACATCAGCTTGGAGCTCTATCCTTATGTGGACATGCCTGAGGAGGCGGGAAGGGAGAGTCTGGACTACCTGCGACCAATCTTTCAGGAAGCTGGCTTGCCGATCAGCTAG
- a CDS encoding PilZ domain-containing protein, producing MLVRQLLRKPMERLTVLRGAPAVPEARKHPRAKIKLPVVMMVGESLIDGWTQNLSCGGAFIRCHQAPDSENGFRIVITAKERLILLNARVVWSAVSSEESGEQIRGIGVSFSTVCGHDRIFLNNLIVDHA from the coding sequence ATGCTGGTCAGGCAGTTACTGCGCAAACCAATGGAACGACTGACAGTACTCAGAGGTGCACCTGCAGTTCCAGAGGCTCGCAAACATCCTCGGGCAAAGATAAAACTGCCAGTGGTGATGATGGTGGGCGAGAGCCTGATTGATGGCTGGACGCAGAATCTGAGCTGCGGTGGGGCTTTTATTCGCTGCCATCAAGCCCCTGACAGTGAAAATGGCTTTCGCATCGTTATCACTGCCAAGGAACGTCTCATATTGCTAAATGCCCGCGTAGTCTGGTCAGCCGTCAGTTCAGAGGAGAGTGGTGAGCAGATTCGCGGAATTGGCGTGAGCTTTTCCACGGTCTGCGGGCATGACCGCATCTTCCTCAATAATTTGATTGTTGATCACGCCTAG
- a CDS encoding PA2779 family protein translates to MWTRKRYFRSITLVMVVLVSLFSLVPRVEASFISSSEGFTTDLRQHDLATVQKVLEQKLVKQRLEALGYSQTEIQERLGQLSNEELHSLATQIDTLAPGGDALGVIIALLVIVLLVVLILKLLDKTIIIS, encoded by the coding sequence ATGTGGACTAGAAAGAGGTACTTCAGAAGCATTACCCTGGTAATGGTTGTGCTGGTGTCCCTGTTCAGCCTGGTGCCGAGAGTCGAAGCTTCATTTATCAGTTCATCAGAGGGGTTTACTACGGACCTGCGTCAGCACGATTTGGCAACAGTCCAGAAAGTCCTGGAGCAGAAACTGGTAAAGCAGAGGCTTGAAGCACTTGGGTACAGCCAGACGGAAATTCAAGAGCGACTCGGTCAGCTTTCCAACGAAGAGCTCCACAGCCTCGCCACTCAGATTGATACCCTGGCGCCTGGTGGTGATGCCCTCGGCGTTATCATTGCCTTGTTGGTAATAGTGCTGCTCGTGGTGCTGATCCTCAAATTGCTTGATAAAACCATAATTATTTCATAG
- a CDS encoding inositol-3-phosphate synthase, whose translation MNRKVKDAGQGKRRRALLLMVAGAKGAVGSTLAAAVSALQSTPEMVLSSLTTRGKFPQLGNCAAIHMVGWDLNRASLLEVIEQYGIIPEKFWRPEAERMERISLRDGVPERDRFQRQVEVIKGDIEDYKSRYPGSRAVLVNLLPASSGRNLNACASVAALNEEAGTGVIPDLAYVVAAVESKVPVVNFSPNEVEIPAVLRAAVEHGVPVAGRDGKTGQTYFKVVLASALKARSLLVDGWYSLNILGNADGKNLMNPEKAEAKIANKTTVLEGILGYRVGEQYDSAAHKVHIDYYPPRGDAKEAWDVIDFLGLFGLPMSLRLNLLGRDSILAVPLILDLARWVAALQLAGRSGPIPELGFFFKRPIGDNPPLSFQDQIAGILKLEKECTSMM comes from the coding sequence ATGAACAGGAAAGTGAAGGATGCAGGGCAAGGAAAGCGGAGGAGGGCACTTTTGCTCATGGTGGCCGGCGCCAAGGGAGCCGTGGGTTCTACACTGGCTGCGGCAGTGAGTGCCCTCCAGAGCACCCCTGAGATGGTGCTGTCCAGTCTTACCACCAGAGGGAAGTTTCCTCAATTAGGAAATTGCGCTGCAATTCACATGGTGGGTTGGGACTTGAACAGAGCGAGCCTGTTGGAGGTAATAGAGCAGTATGGAATTATACCGGAGAAGTTCTGGCGGCCAGAGGCTGAGAGAATGGAGAGAATTTCTTTGAGAGATGGCGTGCCAGAGAGAGATAGATTTCAGCGTCAGGTGGAAGTGATCAAAGGCGATATTGAGGATTACAAGAGTCGTTATCCTGGCAGCAGGGCTGTGTTGGTAAATCTGTTGCCGGCATCCTCCGGACGAAACCTGAATGCTTGTGCCAGTGTAGCAGCTTTAAACGAAGAGGCAGGCACAGGGGTAATTCCTGATCTTGCTTACGTTGTTGCCGCTGTAGAGTCGAAAGTACCAGTGGTGAATTTCAGTCCAAACGAAGTGGAAATTCCGGCAGTGTTGCGAGCTGCGGTTGAACATGGAGTGCCGGTAGCAGGCCGAGATGGCAAGACCGGCCAGACCTATTTCAAAGTGGTACTGGCCTCGGCTCTCAAGGCGAGGAGCCTTCTGGTAGATGGCTGGTATAGCCTCAACATTCTCGGCAATGCAGACGGCAAAAATTTGATGAACCCCGAGAAAGCCGAAGCCAAAATAGCAAACAAGACCACTGTGCTCGAAGGAATCCTGGGATATCGAGTGGGTGAACAATATGATTCTGCCGCCCATAAAGTCCATATCGACTACTATCCACCGCGAGGTGATGCCAAAGAGGCCTGGGATGTCATTGACTTTTTGGGCCTGTTTGGCTTGCCGATGAGCCTGCGTCTGAATCTGCTGGGCCGTGATTCCATTCTGGCTGTCCCCCTGATTCTCGACCTGGCCCGCTGGGTGGCGGCGCTCCAACTAGCAGGCAGGAGCGGCCCAATTCCTGAATTGGGCTTCTTTTTCAAGAGGCCGATAGGGGACAATCCACCTCTCAGTTTTCAGGATCAGATTGCCGGCATTCTCAAACTGGAAAAAGAATGTACCAGCATGATGTAA
- the yfcD gene encoding NUDIX hydrolase YfcD has protein sequence MAAEEMVTIVDRHNNEIGAVERWKMRQQKLWHRATYVLVFNSRGDLFVQKRSSTKDVFPGYYDVVAGGVVLAGEGYHESACRELEEELGIQGVPLERLFLFPYEDQYVKVWGAAFRCEYDGEVRIQREEIASGKFLSMTHVRDLLASAAFTPDGLYVLNRYLGRNIS, from the coding sequence ATGGCTGCTGAAGAAATGGTGACAATTGTAGATCGACACAATAATGAAATAGGTGCTGTGGAACGCTGGAAAATGAGGCAGCAGAAATTATGGCATCGTGCCACCTATGTTCTGGTATTCAACTCCAGGGGCGACCTCTTCGTCCAGAAGCGGAGCTCAACAAAAGACGTCTTTCCAGGCTATTATGACGTAGTGGCTGGCGGCGTGGTTCTGGCAGGAGAAGGCTACCATGAAAGTGCCTGCCGCGAACTCGAGGAAGAACTGGGCATACAGGGAGTACCGCTAGAGAGACTTTTCCTTTTTCCTTATGAAGATCAGTACGTGAAGGTATGGGGGGCGGCTTTTCGCTGTGAGTATGATGGCGAAGTCCGTATCCAGAGGGAGGAAATTGCCAGCGGCAAATTTCTGAGCATGACACATGTCCGAGATTTGCTCGCCTCAGCTGCGTTTACTCCTGATGGACTCTATGTATTGAACCGCTATCTCGGCCGTAACATATCATGA
- a CDS encoding MotA/TolQ/ExbB proton channel family protein: MRTAVQGLNIEKRRRPLLQKVCLAAAILFLLFLAGSVVGETSVAVNLKSALLVLGGSMLSVLLAFPIKTIRDLCHSLTELFHYNENERLSLVQHMERIARLARLHGARVLENEGNKTANQFLRKGLELIADGYDRYEIRNIMEKEFELYFARRESQISILKTLAKLAPVFGFVGTIMGLINILGHLGEPTEIGKGMALALLTSFYGLLFANFLFMPLGKKLAEYVKGEATTLTLILEGVMDISEQRNSKAMAYRLKSYLHVDGMPRAVPADSANREAPLTARFALRKLLFKE, from the coding sequence ATGAGAACTGCTGTCCAGGGACTAAACATCGAAAAAAGGAGGAGACCATTGCTGCAAAAAGTGTGCTTGGCAGCCGCCATACTCTTTCTCCTGTTCCTGGCTGGCAGTGTGGTGGGTGAAACTTCGGTGGCAGTAAATCTCAAGAGCGCTCTACTCGTGCTCGGCGGCAGCATGCTGAGCGTTTTATTGGCTTTTCCAATAAAGACCATCAGAGATCTCTGCCACAGTTTGACGGAACTGTTTCATTATAATGAGAATGAGCGGCTGTCCCTTGTACAGCATATGGAAAGGATTGCCCGTCTCGCTCGTTTACACGGCGCCAGGGTCCTGGAAAATGAAGGAAACAAGACCGCGAATCAATTTCTTCGCAAAGGGCTGGAACTTATTGCCGATGGCTACGACCGCTATGAGATCCGCAACATCATGGAAAAAGAATTCGAACTCTATTTTGCCCGCAGAGAATCTCAGATAAGCATTCTCAAGACCCTGGCAAAACTGGCACCGGTGTTTGGCTTCGTAGGCACCATCATGGGGCTGATCAATATCCTGGGTCACCTGGGGGAGCCAACTGAGATTGGCAAGGGCATGGCTCTTGCTCTGCTCACCAGTTTTTATGGCTTGCTGTTTGCCAACTTTCTCTTCATGCCGCTGGGGAAGAAACTTGCCGAATATGTCAAAGGAGAGGCCACCACGCTGACACTCATCCTGGAAGGAGTGATGGACATTTCAGAGCAGAGAAACTCGAAGGCCATGGCTTATCGACTGAAATCCTACCTGCATGTTGATGGCATGCCCCGTGCCGTGCCTGCAGACAGTGCAAACAGAGAAGCGCCATTGACAGCAAGATTCGCTCTTCGCAAGCTTTTGTTCAAGGAGTAA
- a CDS encoding AAA family ATPase, translating to MDMGSADNITLIGMPGSGKSTLGRALADRLGYEFVDGDEIIRSMGGALQHIIDSHGEKRFLEIEEAALLSLGGKGKVFSPGGSCVLSSAAMNHLRSISVVLFLDVAYANLVKRLSLDGVELRGIVGLKELGLQEVYKKRRPLYLKYAHVVVRLEDRPIRENVELLLARILP from the coding sequence ATGGATATGGGAAGCGCAGACAATATTACCTTGATAGGCATGCCCGGAAGTGGCAAGAGTACTCTGGGAAGAGCTCTTGCAGACCGCCTTGGTTACGAGTTTGTGGACGGTGATGAAATCATAAGGTCTATGGGTGGGGCTCTCCAGCATATCATCGATAGCCATGGAGAGAAAAGATTTCTCGAGATTGAAGAGGCAGCACTCCTCTCTCTCGGGGGTAAAGGAAAGGTATTTTCGCCAGGAGGAAGCTGCGTATTGTCATCAGCGGCCATGAACCACTTGCGTTCCATCTCGGTAGTGCTGTTTCTAGACGTAGCGTACGCCAATCTGGTGAAACGATTGTCTCTGGACGGGGTTGAGTTGCGAGGTATAGTAGGTTTGAAAGAACTGGGCTTGCAGGAAGTATACAAGAAGCGCAGGCCGTTGTATCTCAAGTATGCTCATGTGGTTGTTCGTCTGGAAGATAGACCGATCCGGGAGAATGTGGAACTCCTGCTCGCCAGGATTCTACCTTGA
- a CDS encoding PilZ domain-containing protein, translated as MGPDKRISTRLKLRWAVTLLTATERVEGITRNLSVNGAFVYYYRPHRDGKPLRLYESVGMVLEVPDRLPLLIRAVVVWSDILSSDEGNTLLGVGLHFTDVFYEDRNYLRKIVAQDEKMCSPEQSRTQG; from the coding sequence ATGGGGCCTGATAAACGTATTTCTACTAGGCTAAAGCTGCGGTGGGCGGTCACCCTCCTGACTGCCACGGAAAGGGTGGAGGGAATAACGAGAAATCTCAGTGTAAACGGGGCTTTTGTCTATTACTATCGACCACATCGAGACGGCAAGCCGCTTAGACTCTATGAATCTGTGGGCATGGTACTGGAGGTTCCAGACCGCCTGCCTCTGCTCATCAGAGCGGTTGTTGTCTGGTCCGACATATTGAGTTCCGATGAAGGCAATACCCTGCTTGGTGTGGGTCTACACTTTACCGACGTTTTTTACGAAGATCGCAACTATCTTAGAAAGATAGTTGCTCAGGACGAAAAGATGTGCTCGCCGGAGCAAAGCCGGACGCAAGGCTGA
- a CDS encoding cytochrome ubiquinol oxidase subunit I: MDVVTLSRLQFAVATYFHFLFVPLTLGLSVLIAIMETIYVRTMDDDYRRMARFWGKIFLINFAVGVVTGITLEFQFGTNWARYSKYVGDIFGSLLAIEATTSFFLESTFIAVWAFGWNRLSPKAHAVTIWLVAGASSLSAVWILIANSWMQHPVGFIMARGRAELADFAAVITQKFAVLTILHTLTAAYILAGFLVMGISAYHILRKQDKELFVKAFRLAVTFSLIFSCFEIFEGHLHGALLHTTQPTKLAAMEAHWDTQTRAPLHLFAIPDPENERNKVEIGNVPLALSLLATHSVDGEVKGLKEFPKDERPPVFLTFFSFRLMAGLAALFVLLTAIGWFKRKKLESSPRYLKIMLYSIPLPYLACTMGWTLTEVGRQPWVVYGLMKTKDAVSPIATSQVFTSLIAFIVVYSLLGLTAFYFMTRYARRGPEPAAATN; encoded by the coding sequence ATGGATGTTGTGACCCTCTCTAGATTGCAGTTCGCGGTGGCCACCTATTTCCACTTCCTTTTTGTTCCCTTGACTCTCGGTCTTTCCGTTCTTATCGCCATCATGGAAACGATCTATGTCAGAACTATGGATGATGATTACAGGAGAATGGCCAGGTTCTGGGGCAAGATTTTTCTCATCAACTTTGCCGTGGGCGTGGTAACGGGGATAACTCTCGAGTTCCAGTTCGGCACAAATTGGGCTAGATATAGCAAGTATGTGGGAGACATCTTTGGCTCGCTGTTGGCAATTGAGGCTACCACTTCATTTTTCCTTGAATCCACCTTCATCGCTGTGTGGGCCTTTGGCTGGAACAGACTTTCTCCCAAAGCACACGCTGTCACCATCTGGCTTGTTGCCGGGGCTTCCAGTCTATCTGCTGTGTGGATTCTGATCGCCAATTCGTGGATGCAACACCCCGTAGGATTTATCATGGCACGAGGTCGAGCTGAATTGGCTGATTTTGCTGCGGTGATCACCCAAAAATTTGCCGTTCTGACAATTCTCCACACGCTAACTGCTGCGTATATCCTCGCTGGCTTCCTTGTCATGGGAATCAGCGCCTACCATATACTTCGCAAGCAGGACAAGGAACTTTTTGTGAAAGCCTTCCGGCTTGCCGTCACCTTCAGCCTGATTTTCTCCTGTTTCGAAATATTCGAAGGACATCTGCACGGTGCTCTCCTTCATACTACGCAGCCTACCAAACTTGCTGCCATGGAAGCACATTGGGACACCCAAACTCGGGCTCCTTTGCACCTGTTTGCCATTCCTGACCCTGAAAACGAACGCAACAAGGTAGAGATAGGCAATGTACCGCTGGCATTGAGCCTGCTTGCCACGCATTCAGTAGATGGAGAAGTCAAGGGTCTCAAGGAGTTTCCGAAAGATGAAAGGCCGCCTGTATTTTTGACATTCTTTTCCTTTCGCCTAATGGCCGGCTTGGCCGCCCTCTTTGTTCTCCTTACGGCCATAGGCTGGTTCAAAAGAAAAAAGCTTGAATCCAGTCCACGATATCTGAAGATCATGCTCTACTCCATACCCCTGCCTTATTTGGCCTGTACCATGGGATGGACACTTACGGAAGTCGGGCGACAGCCATGGGTCGTCTATGGCCTCATGAAAACCAAGGACGCTGTCTCGCCTATAGCTACCTCGCAGGTCTTTACCTCCCTCATTGCCTTTATAGTGGTCTATTCACTTCTTGGCCTCACCGCTTTCTACTTCATGACAAGGTATGCTCGTAGAGGCCCTGAACCTGCGGCTGCCACCAACTAG
- a CDS encoding low molecular weight phosphatase family protein: MKAVLFICFGNACRSILAEALTRHYWGSSLEVASAGLCPLGSIPAETKKVLQEIAVSIRGLRSKGIAEVDIARFDLIVNLTSQLLPEEVLHENPQKLVINWRVRDPYMESLASFRQARDTIEWLVLEKLPLWLGIR; the protein is encoded by the coding sequence TTGAAGGCGGTATTGTTTATCTGTTTTGGCAACGCTTGCCGGAGTATCCTTGCAGAAGCCCTTACAAGGCATTACTGGGGCAGTTCACTGGAGGTAGCCTCGGCTGGCTTGTGCCCTCTGGGCTCTATCCCCGCTGAGACCAAAAAGGTTCTCCAGGAAATCGCAGTTTCTATCCGAGGTCTGCGGTCCAAAGGTATTGCCGAAGTGGATATTGCTCGATTCGATCTGATTGTAAATCTTACTTCACAACTATTGCCAGAAGAAGTGCTTCACGAGAACCCGCAGAAACTGGTGATCAATTGGCGTGTGAGAGACCCCTATATGGAGAGTTTGGCTTCTTTCAGACAGGCAAGAGACACGATAGAATGGCTGGTGCTCGAAAAATTACCGCTGTGGCTGGGTATAAGGTGA
- a CDS encoding L-fuculose-phosphate aldolase, giving the protein MLLGAKRKQIVTYGQKLLLHHLTTSTSGNLSTFDRQQNLVAISPSGVDYREMTPEDVCVVTLEGIQMDGSKKPSSELPMHTAIYRARHDLDALIHVHSSFASSLSCLGWELPAIHYLVALAGPNVPCAPYATFGTKELAANVLAAMSNRRAVLLANHGLLAAGPDLATAFLVAEEIEFCAELYCRALSLGKPLILSQEEMNLAESKMRQYGRLLSSRQEGPK; this is encoded by the coding sequence ATGCTTTTGGGAGCAAAGCGCAAACAGATCGTCACCTATGGTCAAAAGCTCCTCCTACATCACCTCACCACTTCTACTAGTGGAAACTTGAGCACCTTCGATCGCCAACAGAACCTGGTAGCCATTTCTCCCAGTGGTGTGGACTACAGGGAAATGACACCTGAGGATGTGTGTGTGGTTACCCTGGAAGGCATCCAGATGGACGGATCGAAAAAGCCTTCTTCAGAGCTACCAATGCACACGGCAATCTATCGTGCCAGACATGATCTGGATGCCCTGATCCATGTCCATTCGTCCTTCGCCAGCTCTCTTTCCTGTCTCGGTTGGGAATTACCAGCCATTCACTATCTTGTTGCTCTCGCAGGACCGAACGTTCCATGTGCTCCCTATGCCACCTTCGGCACCAAAGAATTGGCGGCAAATGTTCTGGCCGCCATGAGCAACAGACGCGCTGTACTGCTGGCAAATCATGGTCTTCTAGCTGCTGGTCCAGACCTGGCCACTGCCTTCTTGGTGGCTGAAGAGATAGAATTTTGCGCGGAGCTCTATTGCCGAGCTCTAAGCCTGGGAAAGCCCTTGATCCTCTCTCAGGAAGAGATGAACCTGGCAGAGTCAAAAATGAGACAGTACGGCAGACTCTTATCTTCCCGTCAGGAAGGACCAAAGTAG
- a CDS encoding Rrf2 family transcriptional regulator has protein sequence MRLTRAGEYAVRCVLYLAEQPAGLVVSRREIARAMEIPPQFLGKIAQQLARANILEIIQGAKGGYRLIVPPDTLTLLDVVESVMGEIFLNDCVMRPSSCFRVQNCSVHKVWQKARSELRQTLARATFARLLEEQTCVEPFSPNKVP, from the coding sequence TTGAGACTCACACGGGCTGGAGAATACGCAGTTCGCTGCGTTCTCTACTTAGCAGAGCAACCAGCAGGTCTGGTTGTTTCTAGGCGAGAAATTGCCCGGGCTATGGAAATTCCACCACAATTCTTAGGTAAAATAGCTCAACAACTGGCCCGCGCCAACATACTCGAAATAATTCAGGGAGCCAAAGGCGGCTATCGCCTCATTGTTCCCCCGGATACCTTGACCCTGCTGGATGTGGTTGAATCAGTGATGGGAGAAATTTTTTTGAACGACTGTGTCATGAGACCGAGTTCATGTTTTCGGGTCCAGAACTGTAGTGTTCACAAGGTATGGCAGAAGGCAAGGTCCGAATTGCGTCAAACCCTGGCCAGAGCAACTTTTGCCAGACTTCTCGAAGAACAAACCTGTGTGGAGCCGTTTTCTCCCAATAAAGTCCCGTAA
- a CDS encoding flagellar motor protein MotB, translated as MAHLDNEDLLRRLENSERKRRPCHPLLLQKEADEDTLLWSLVDLVSVLLIFFVLLYSDAITKHAPRLSEKIYRTHLSQQSAGAPQQVSAKGSARLQPYRHMASLAADVLRANQGAVSLRQEILATLETTSSHEYSVAQRDHSLVITFNERIIFNRGEAELLQSFKPILSKIAALVARKQEFLVEVSGHTDDTPISTTRFPSNWELSAIRAVNVAKFLTQNGVDPHRVSIKGYGEYQPLVANTSPANRQMNRRVEIALIKGSNDSGG; from the coding sequence GTGGCTCACTTAGACAATGAAGATCTGCTGAGAAGACTTGAAAATTCAGAGCGCAAACGAAGGCCCTGTCACCCTCTGCTGCTGCAAAAAGAAGCGGATGAGGATACACTTCTGTGGAGCCTGGTGGATCTGGTCAGCGTCCTGCTGATATTTTTTGTGCTCCTCTACTCTGATGCTATTACAAAGCATGCACCTCGTTTATCTGAGAAAATTTATCGGACTCATCTGTCACAACAGTCTGCCGGAGCGCCTCAACAGGTGTCCGCCAAAGGCAGTGCTCGCCTGCAACCATATAGGCACATGGCCTCACTTGCAGCGGATGTCCTCCGAGCGAACCAGGGCGCGGTGTCCCTGCGCCAAGAAATACTGGCTACTTTAGAAACCACATCTTCACATGAGTATTCTGTAGCGCAGCGCGATCACAGCCTGGTTATTACCTTCAATGAGAGGATTATTTTCAATCGAGGTGAAGCAGAGCTTCTTCAGAGCTTCAAGCCCATTCTGAGTAAGATTGCTGCACTCGTTGCCCGCAAACAGGAGTTTCTTGTTGAAGTATCTGGGCATACAGATGATACTCCCATCAGCACTACGAGGTTTCCGTCAAACTGGGAGCTTTCAGCAATACGTGCTGTAAATGTGGCCAAATTTCTTACCCAAAACGGTGTAGATCCGCACCGGGTCTCGATCAAAGGCTATGGCGAATACCAGCCACTAGTTGCCAATACTTCCCCTGCTAACAGGCAGATGAATCGTCGAGTAGAAATAGCCCTGATCAAAGGAAGCAATGACTCTGGAGGCTGA
- a CDS encoding tetratricopeptide repeat protein → MPHLTIVDDPLSAEEHLKLGLAYEQKGDYHSAIREYTRAAREYPVAYLYMGNVYFLQENLPEAERHYRIAIQKLPDNPQPYNNLAWLYLSRRVKLEQAELLARKSVGLAPPDKKGVYLDTLEKILQLKQQNASQESY, encoded by the coding sequence ATGCCACATCTGACAATTGTAGACGACCCATTGTCTGCTGAAGAACACCTGAAACTGGGTCTGGCCTACGAACAGAAAGGTGATTACCATTCTGCTATCAGGGAATACACTAGGGCCGCTAGAGAGTACCCTGTGGCGTATCTGTACATGGGTAATGTCTACTTCTTGCAAGAGAACCTGCCAGAGGCAGAGAGGCACTACAGGATAGCGATTCAAAAACTTCCAGACAATCCACAGCCTTACAATAATCTGGCCTGGCTCTATCTGAGCCGGCGAGTGAAACTCGAGCAGGCAGAATTGCTTGCTCGCAAATCAGTGGGACTGGCTCCTCCGGATAAGAAGGGTGTTTACCTGGATACACTAGAAAAAATCCTGCAACTGAAGCAGCAAAATGCCTCTCAGGAGAGCTATTAG